A single genomic interval of Oryza sativa Japonica Group chromosome 7, ASM3414082v1 harbors:
- the LOC4342222 gene encoding uncharacterized protein, which translates to MSLCRAVVMQSRGLLLRTRRRTFSTTGATDQEQVRRTNIVREIDELKAKVKREMIEDVEKVKRVENEDRNVLSRLLTFCGMPRGVFRDNLVFGCNVVAVFVASGVVGACSAGWRDARRKRAKFGTNA; encoded by the exons ATGTCGCTCTGCCGCGCTGTGGTGATGCAGTCGCGGGGGCTTCTTCTCCGCACCCGCCGTCGGACCTTCTCCACCACCGGCGCCACGGATCAAGAGCAG GTCAGAAGGACCAACATCGTCAGAGAAATTGATGAATTGAAGGCGAAGGTGAAGAGGGAAATGATTGAAGATGTCGAGAAGGTAAAAAGGGTGGAGAATGAAGATAGAAATGTGCTCAGCCG GTTGTTGACTTTCTGCGGGATGCCCAGGGGTGTATTTCGAGATAATCTAGTGTTTGGATGTAACGTAGTTGCGGTGTTTGTTGCATCCGGTGTAGTTGGGGCATGCAGTGCTGGCTGGAGAGATGCGCGGCGTAAGCGTGCAAAGTTTGGTACTAATGCTTGA
- the LOC4342224 gene encoding uncharacterized protein: MVAWTLRPAAAGRAIRRAAYHSDGAPPPRKLRGPRFSSFNRNNHEIDALLEEVKNTPVNMITDDLMIRTVRHSFLARQEILYQNVLRSWVVVAAVLTGYSWGYNKFAESSTVGSEPPKEHEGK, from the exons ATGGTGGCGTGGACGCTACGAcctgcggcggcgggcagggccATCCGGCGAGCCGCGTACCACTccgacggcgcccctcctccccgcAAGCTCCGGGGCCCCCGCTTCAGCTCTTTCAATAGGAACAACCatgag ATCGATGCGTTGCTTGAGGAAGTCAAGAATACACCGGTTAACATGATCACCGATGACCTAATGATCCGAACCGTGCGGCA TTCTTTTCTGGCTCGTCAGGAGATTCTGTATCAAAATGTTCTGCGATCATGGGTGGTTGTGGCAGCGGTACTCACAGGGTATAGCTGGGGGTACAACAAATTTGCTGAAAGTTCTACTGTCGGATCTGAACCACCAAAAGAACATGAGGGGAAGTAG
- the LOC4342225 gene encoding nucleolar GTP-binding protein 1, producing MVQYNFKRITVVPPGKDFIDIILSRTQRQTPTVVHKGYAISRIRQFYMRKVKYTQSNFYEKLSTVIDDFPRLDGIHPFYGDLLHVLYNKDHYKLALGQINTARNIIAKIAKDYLRLLKYGDSLYRCKCLKVAALGRMCTVIKRISPSLAYLEQIRQHMARLPSIDPNTRTLLICGYPNVGKSSFMNKITRADVDVQPYAFTTKSLFVGHADYKYLRYQVIDTPGILDRPFEDRNIIEMCSITALAHLRAAVLFFLDISGSCGYSIAQQAALFHSIKSLFMNKPLVIVCNKTDLQPLENLSEEDMKLVMEMKAEAMKTIGHGGEANEEGVLLTMSTLTENGVMAVKNAACERLLDQRVEIKMKSKKINDCLNRFHVAMPKPRDNKERPPCIPQAVLDARASADAAKEKKKLERKLEKDLENENGGAGVYSASLKKHYLLADDEWKEDILPEILDGHNVADFLDPDILQRCEELEREEGLRLEEEAAQEAFQIDGHELTEEQREILGQIRKKKALLIQEHRMKKRTAESRPIVPRKFDKDRTFTTDRMGRQLSSMGFDPSAAMDRARSRSRGRKRERSLSRAASDGDDMDIDGQQSSKKLRALSRSRSRSKSRPPEEVVPGEGFKDSAQKKKAIKKAKDSVRNRNKEARRGEADRVIPTLKPKHLFSGKSSIGKTSRR from the coding sequence ATGGTGCAATACAATTTCAAGCGTATCACTGTTGTTCCTCCTGGGAAGGACTTCATTGACATCATCTTGTCCCGCACCCAGAGGCAAACACCAACTGTTGTCCACAAGGGATATGCTATCTCCCGCATTCGTCAGTTTTATATGCGAAAGGTTAAGTATACCCAGTCAAACTTCTATGAGAAGCTGTCCACTGTCATCGATGACTTCCCAAGGTTGGATGGCATCCATCCTTTCTATGGTGATCTTCTTCATGTTCTGTACAACAAAGATCACTACAAACTTGCCTTGGGCCAAATCAACACAGCCAGAAATATCATTGCAAAGATAGCTAAGGACTATTTGAGGCTGCTCAAATATGGAGACTCGCTGTACCGGTGCAAGTGTCTCAAGGTGGCTGCATTAGGTCGTATGTGTACTGTCATTAAGCGGATCAGTCCTAGTTTGGCATACCTGGAGCAGATCAGGCAGCACATGGCGAGGCTTCCATCTATAGACCCAAACACCCGTACTTTATTGATTTGTGGCTATCCAAATGTTGGGAAGAGCTCTTTCATGAACAAGATCACAAGAGCAGATGTGGATGTCCAACCCTATGCTTTCACAACAAAGTCCCTGTTTGTTGGTCATGCTGATTACAAGTATTTGCGGTACCAAGTGATTGACACTCCAGGGATCCTTGATCGGCCTTTTGAGGACAGGAACATCATAGAAATGTGCAGTATCACTGCTCTTGCCCACTTGAGGGCTGCTGTGCTATTCTTCCTGGACATCTCTgggtcttgtgggtacagtatTGCTCAGCAGGCTGCACTCTTCCACAGTATCAAGTCCTTGTTCATGAACAAGCCTCTAGTCATTGTGTGCAACAAGACAGATTTGCAGCCTCTTGAAAATCTGTCTGAGGAGGACATGAAGCTGGTAATGGAGATGAAGGCAGAGGCTATGAAGACCATAGGCCATGGTGGAGAAGCTAATGAAGAGGGTGTTTTGTTGACTATGAGTACTTTGACTGAAAATGGTGTGATGGCTGTCAAAAATGCTGCATGTGAGAGGCTTCTTGATCAGAGGGTGGAGATCAAGATGAAATCAAAGAAGATCAATGACTGCCTAAATAGATTTCATGTTGCTATGCCAAAGCCTCGTGATAACAAGGAGAGGCCTCCTTGCATCCCTCAGGCTGTTCTGGATGCTCGAGCAAGTGCTGATGCTGCAAAGGAAAAGAAGAAGCTGGAAAGGAAACTGGAGAAGGACCTAGAGAATGAGAATGGAGGTGCTGGGGTCTATTCTGCGAGTCTCAAGAAGCATTACTTATTGGCCGATGATGAATGGAAGGAAGACATTCTGCCTGAGATATTGGATGGGCATAATGTTGCTGATTTTCTGGATCCAGATATATTGCAGAGGTGTGAAGagttggagagagaggagggtcTTCGCCTCGAAGAGGAAGCTGCACAGGAAGCTTTCCAGATTGATGGCCATGAACTAACTGAAGAGCAGCGTGAAATCTTGGGTCAGATTAGAAAGAAGAAGGCATTGCTCATCCAGGAGCATAGAATGAAGAAGAGAACTGCAGAAAGTCGTCCTATTGTTCCTAGAAAGTTTGACAAAGACAGGACATTCACAACTGATAGAATGGGTCGCCAACTTTCATCCATGGGTTTTGATCCTAGTGCAGCTATGGACCGAGCCCGCAGCCGGTCTAGAGGTCGCAAGCGTGAGAGGTCACTGAGCAGAGCTGCCAGTGATGGTGATGATATGGATATAGATGGCCAGCAGTCCAGCAAGAAATTGCGCGCGTTGTCGAGGTCCAGGTCTAGGTCGAAATCAAGACCACCTGAGGAGGTTGTTCCAGGAGAAGGATTCAAGGACTCTGCTCAGAAGAAGAAGGCAATTAAGAAAGCTAAGGATTCTGTGAGGAACAGGAACAAGGAGGCTCGTCGCGGAGAGGCGGACCGTGTCATTCCAACTTTGAAACCAAAGCATCTGTTCTCTGGAAAAAGTTCTATAGGCAAGACGAGCAGGCGATAA